The region AAAGGGAACTATGAACGATCGGAAGAAAGAGACTGAGGAAAGGATCATCATTTGCTTTTGTTGATTACTCATTTACTTTGGATCATGACATATGTTTGTGAAACTATCTATATAGGCATATTTACAGACGGATTTTTATTTTAAAGTTGCATTCTGTAATTGcacaactgacacacacacactgacagaactcCATCTCCAtagagctagccagctaactcacGTTAAACAACGTTAGTACTATCAGACACAATTATAAACTCTTAGCTTgaacgctagctagctacttttgtTAGCAATGTGGCTAACAATTAGCATTCTTCctaactagctagttaactaacTTACCAGTTTTCAAGCAATTCTTTGATAGCATTTGCAGGACGTTGGATAACTTCTCCAGCAGCAATCCGATTAACAACGGTCTCATCGAGTCTCCGAATCACCCCGGAcatactgccagactgttagcTTTGATTCAGATTGTGAATATTATCAGAAGTAACACAAATAGCTGTTAAATGGGACACCCTTACTTCATAAGATTAGCTATCTTAACATCCTACCACCATCACAACATGTTGTTAAAAGCGCGGGGGAGAGTGAGGGGTTCGATTAATCTCGCCAGTGCGCCCGTTGGACGTGTTTTGCACCGGCTGAAAGTTGATTGCATTCGATTTGGAACCGGGCTGCCTCCCGGACGTGAGCCAGGTGCCCCGCTCTGTCAGACGGCGAAGTGGTCTCAAAACAAAAGTTAAGTCATTATTAAGCACGTGTAATAATTAGTATGATTATGTTTTCCCTTGCAAAAGTGACATCTGCCTTCACAATAAAAACTAGTTGGAAAAAGCACACatttattttatggaaaagagatgCGTTTCTGGACGATGCACCAATACTACCTTGTTGACAAAATAACGGAGCGGTGTCACTTACTGTTTTCGCCCGATGATGTGACCGGCATTTGCCCGGTTCAACCTGGGCCAGTGTAAAATAACTCCCTGTGTCAAATCTCTTCTATACAACCCCATGATTGGCTGTTCCTAAAAACAAGTCAACTGTAGCAGCCAATAGGGATAGGGATTGCTGTAACAAATCGCGAGTGCCTGTGTTTCCTGTGATACGATGCTACTTTTTGTTTAGGTATAGACTACACTGCattatcaaaaatatatattttatatttagctACCATGAAAATTGCCACAGTGCTGTCAGTCTGCTGGAGATTAACATCTAATAATTTACATAATAATCATCATACCAAAAATATATCCTTATTTTTGGtgtcatatattttatattagtaaaacatattttgtggtaaaacaacaacaacagtatttACACTTTTGAGCAACAGCAACATGTCATATTTTGGGTTCCAGTGGCATGACATGGATGGGATAGAATGCTGTGAGCAGTGCATCAGGAGGGTGGTGCTGTTTGGTCACCAAGACCAGGCTGAACTTCTCAATGCGGTCCAGCATGAACTCAGTTCTGGCATACTGAGGACCATCTGTGGAGCGCACCAGGCTTAGGTACCTACCGGGAGACGACATATATTGATATCAATCTCGCAATGAGAGGGCGCAGCCCTGCATTTTTTTATGTCTTACATCACCACTTAAATGTTAAAAAATCTAACTAGAACTGAGAAAGGTTCATATTGAGATGAACTATGTGCTGGTAGTGAGCGCTCGGTACTGTACCTCTCTTCTTGCAGGAGCTCCTTGTTCATCAGCTGCTTACTCAGCCCTGGGTTCACCTGGTCTAGCTGGTTCTGTACACTCTCAAACAAGTCCACCTCCATCATGTTAATAACCAAGGGCTTTCCGAACCTGCAGACAAGATCACACAACATCAGAACAGCCTTTCTATTCATACATACATTTATCTGTGTCCTTATTCTGTCTATCCACTCCTTTATTTATACAAAAACGATATTTTTTGTGACATATTTACTTTTGGCAATAGACAAAAAAGACAGGAATTCAAATGAGCAGCCCAACCCTAAATTTGATATACATTAAGGTTTTACAGCAAACTCTTAAAAACACTTCTTACACCTGCTACTGTCATTGATGTGCATAACTCAAATTTAGGATTAGGCTGCTCATTGCCGACACCCCTGtaatatctctctcacacacctgatGGCCCCCAGTAGAGCGAGCCTCAGTTTGTCAGGCTGCATGTCTCCAGGGTGCAAGGCGTCCAGGTAGGTAGTGTCTCTGTAGCGTAGAAATGTGGCAGCCTGACCATAGGTATCCACAAGCAGGGGCCACCTAACATCAGATACACAGCCAGAGTGGATAAACTTAATTAACTGAATCTAATGTTAAATTGTAAACGGAGCGATTAGCTAAATACAGAGAGATGAACAACCTGTTTGCATTTTGTTTGAGCAGCTAACCTGAGGGCAGAAAAGTCATACTAAAGTGagtaattattataattttttacctGCCATCCTGCTTGATCTTGCCGCCTACATCTTTAATAAGAACTTCCTCAAGGTCACGAACCGGGCAACGAACCCCACCACGGTCCAGGACAGCATCTTAgttcacataaacacacactgtgAGAATATTACATTTTGTGTTGCTCCAGGGaaaggtgtgtttgtttgtctctgtgtctgtgtgtgtgtgtggggggggagtacctgcatgtgtgtgtgcgtgtgtgacatTACATACCTCCACCAGACTGCTCTCTCAGTGTCAGCTTGGCAAGGGATAGCTGCTCTGCAGCCTCATGAGCTGCTATTTGAGCTTTCGCCAACACATCTTCAGCTTCATGAACCACCtttacgcgcacacacacacacacacacatcagtactGAGACAATACATAAGAGTACTGAGACTGATACATACATCAGTACTGAGACAATACATACATCATTACTTCAGTACTGAGACAATACAACTTAAGCAGTGTGCTAAAGGAGTACAGTGACTACCTGCAAGGTGACTTTAGCCTGCTCCTCCATACCCTTCCTCACACATGTATCATGTTCTGTGATCCTCTTATTCAGCTCAACGAAGGCCTTCTgcagctatatacacacacagggagagtgaCGTCGGAGTGATGAAAGGGACATTTTTCCTGTTAATCTTAGAACTATTGATTCCAGATGTGTCTTACCTCTCTTTGGCATCGCTCATACTCTTTCTGGAGCTGCTCCACCTCCCCTTTCAGGCTGAGGGAAAACACAGACCATTTTTGGTTTGCACGTTTACACTGTTTCCCCCTATCAGTGAACAATGTGTGGGGAAATCATATCAGCTatcctctctatctgtcctcaACTCAGCAAAAGTGACTCTGCAGGACTCTCTAGATGACGTGACTTAACAGGACCGACGTGCCTTTGTGTTGAAGGAGAGGGGAAGTAGATAGAGATAAACATATTACAAATAGTTAACACATTGCATCATAATGTGTTCATACAACATCTGATCTCTGGCCAAGCTATTCAGTTTCTCTTACTGTTCTGGCTAAATTGTGTATCCTACTCTGTTCTCTATGCTGTACGCATGAGACATGACCTAATTAGACTATGTTTGGGAGCATAGGGTTGGCTTTTGAGAGTGTCATACTCTATGAAAGGTTTCTGTTTTGAGTGGGAGGGGTTGAACAGTTGGGCGTGACTCTTACCGGTCAGTCTCCGCCTCGTTCTGCTTTTCCTCTTCCTCCGCCCTCCTTTGTTCCTCTGCCTTCATCTTCGTCAGCATGGAGTCAGTGGCACTCAGATCCCAGTTCTGTAAAGTGGCAATCACAGCCTCTTCAGAAGCCACCTGGAACATGCCCACAAACACATAAGCCCAAACATGGCTTGTAAAACACAATTACACAGCCatcctctgtcacacacacacacacacacacacacacacacacacacacatatataaagaACCCTGATTATTGTCTATGtgtacacacagccacacacacctgCTCTGGAGTGCTACCATCATCTGCATGGGTCCTCGGGTCTGCCCCAAGCTGTAGAAGGGTCTGCACTGCCCCAAGATGGCCTCCAAATGCAGCTCTGTAGATTGGAGTCCGTCCAAACGCACCCTATTAAAAAACACACTTCCTGACATACTTCTGCAATTGCTTAGGCATGGACATCTAACTCCAATACTTAGAAAGATCTATTTAGTTGTTTGCCTGCTGGAGAAAGTTTGTGGATGACCAACACTCCCCAAAGAAAGGGTTTAAGTCAAGTCAAGcttgtttaaaaaacattttttaccaggcaagtcagttaagaacaaattcttatttacaatgacggcctaggaacagtgggttgttaactgcctcgttcaggggcagaaagacagatttttaccttgtcagctcgtggatttgatctagcaacctttcggttactggcccaacactctaaccactaggctacctgcctatcaatacatgtgtatgtttgtgtgtgtcagtgggaaTGGGTGGGGGAGGGAAGACTCTCACCTGACCAAGAGCTAATATTTCTGTTCGCGCTGCATTCTCTCACCTGTGTGTTTATGTCCGCACCCCTTTCCACCAATAAGGTGATGACTTCCGGCTGACCCCCACCTGCTGCTTCTGACACTGCTGTGTTGCCGTTGGCATCTGTTATGTTAATCATGCAAAGTTGGTTTAGCAGCCGCTGGCGTTTGCCTGCTTCATCCAACCCAAGGCCACGCTTTGTGTTCCTATCAGAGACCTAGATAAGGACCAGTGCATCTATTAATCTTTGTCATGTCTTCATTACTTGTCCACACAGATCTCACAGATATCACATATCAGTCTCACCTCCTTCAAAATTGCTAACACTTCCTCTGCCTCTCCATCAAAC is a window of Salmo salar chromosome ssa18, Ssal_v3.1, whole genome shotgun sequence DNA encoding:
- the iqank1 gene encoding IQ motif and ankyrin repeat domain-containing protein 1 isoform X2, producing the protein MSSRSTKSPGKTGANAPSKGAVQSSEAGASPQRRQSTGVTQGGQSKGKAAVAKARRNTSASAKTLQPPKKNVEPTPEELAAVTIQRATRGLLARRERVRRQKEKQDYEDLMDRLEKEAFVALVRREQEETEWKRKKEEDERKGKKEEQLLRTRLLEAAFDGEAEEVLAILKEVSDRNTKRGLGLDEAGKRQRLLNQLCMINITDANGNTAVSEAAGGGQPEVITLLVERGADINTQGAFGRTPIYRAAFGGHLGAVQTLLQLGADPRTHADDGSTPEQNWDLSATDSMLTKMKAEEQRRAEEEEKQNEAETDRLKGEVEQLQKEYERCQRELQKAFVELNKRITEHDTCVRKGMEEQAKVTLQVVHEAEDVLAKAQIAAHEAAEQLSLAKLTLREQSGGDAVLDRGGVRCPVRDLEEVLIKDVGGKIKQDGRWPLLVDTYGQAATFLRYRDTTYLDALHPGDMQPDKLRLALLGAIRFGKPLVINMMEVDLFESVQNQLDQVNPGLSKQLMNKELLQEERYLSLVRSTDGPQYARTEFMLDRIEKFSLVLVTKQHHPPDALLTAFYPIHVMPLEPKI
- the iqank1 gene encoding IQ motif and ankyrin repeat domain-containing protein 1 isoform X1 produces the protein MSSRSTKSPGKTGANAPSKGAVQSSEAGASPQRRQSTGVTQGGQSKGKAAVAKARRNTSASAKTLQPPKKNVEPTPEELAAVTIQRATRGLLARRERVRRQKEKQDYEDLMDRLEKEAFVALVRREQEETEWKRKKEEDERKGKKEEQLLRTRLLEAAFDGEAEEVLAILKEVSDRNTKRGLGLDEAGKRQRLLNQLCMINITDANGNTAVSEAAGGGQPEVITLLVERGADINTQGAFGRTPIYRAAFGGHLGAVQTLLQLGADPRTHADDGSTPEQVASEEAVIATLQNWDLSATDSMLTKMKAEEQRRAEEEEKQNEAETDRLKGEVEQLQKEYERCQRELQKAFVELNKRITEHDTCVRKGMEEQAKVTLQVVHEAEDVLAKAQIAAHEAAEQLSLAKLTLREQSGGDAVLDRGGVRCPVRDLEEVLIKDVGGKIKQDGRWPLLVDTYGQAATFLRYRDTTYLDALHPGDMQPDKLRLALLGAIRFGKPLVINMMEVDLFESVQNQLDQVNPGLSKQLMNKELLQEERYLSLVRSTDGPQYARTEFMLDRIEKFSLVLVTKQHHPPDALLTAFYPIHVMPLEPKI